Genomic segment of Dromiciops gliroides isolate mDroGli1 chromosome 3, mDroGli1.pri, whole genome shotgun sequence:
caaccctttcatttttcaagtgaggaaactgaggccaagaaaagtaagtgacttgctcaaaatcacaggTATTTAGGAACAGAGGTGGGTCCCCTGACTCACAATCTAGGGTTCTTTGTACTCCACCACCAGAAGGCACTCATAGTAGAAAAACCTGAGGGAAGAGAACCAAGTGACTATTTCTTGGTCTCAGCAGGGCTCAGATTTTTCCCAGGTTCTCATAGTTAGTTCATTCTCATGATACTAACAGAAACTTGTGAAAAGAAAGCTTACACAAACTGCAAATGTCTTCTACTGTGTTTATTGCTATCCTACTTTGGGGGGTTTTGGCTGGGTGTTCCTCTCTCACCAAAGCTGTGTGGGGTCACTTACAGGCCCAACCCATTCTGATCCACCCAGGTAGGAGGTTTGCCTAGCTCATTTATGAGCTAGGCTACttcacccctccttaggcaacctggtgtctttcccctcctccccaacataTTAATGTTAAACTTAGTGTAGCTCATGGCAGCTTTGAAACCTCTGAGCTCAAGAGATACcctagctgggggcagctaggtggtgcagtggataaagcactggctctgtattcaggaagacctgagttcaaatccagcctcagacacttgacacttactagctgtgtgaccctgggcaagttacttaactccatttgccttaacaacaacaaaaaaagagataccCTAGCCTCAGCCACTCTGGTAGAAGGGATTACAGACATAGGCCTCCACACTGGTCACTGAAATCttacttttaaagaaattaaatagtggatagagcaccagccctggattcaggaggacctgggttcaaatccggcatcagatgcttgacacttattagctgtgtgaccctgggcaaatcacttaaccctaattgcctcgccccccccccaaaaaaagaaggagaaattaaATATTAACTGTCACATATTCCTTATATTGACTATGGAATATGAGCTTTCTGTGTAACAGGTCTATAAAATAGATACCACATGTgtggagggaaaaaattgaagaCAAAGCTacaggaaaaaatactatttaacaatattatttagagttaaataaattttattatgaaCTTTTCCAAGTGCATTTGAAAACCGTGTTGCTATTTCTTGTTCTTTATCCATTTTTCTAAACCACAAGATTTTCTAGCTTCATGAACCTTTCCTAGATAGccataatttttattgttatattgaTATCTCCAGTTGTCATTTTCAATTTATAAAGCAACTTTTATCACAAATTAAGAGGTCTAAACAAGAACTGTGTCTACACATTCCTGATGCAGTAGACAATTAAGGTAGTTACTtatttaaaatacacaaaacCACAACTACTTTTACCTAAAATACCTGGATGATGGAAAgcagtgatttctttctttttctttttctttttcttttttctttttttggcttaaATTATTCAGACAGTGGACATTACATCTCCACCCCTTCTCTAAAGAGATCTAAGGGAACTCAAATGCAATGACCTATCTTGCaactaaaggactaatgataaaacatacttccCTCCTCTCAGTAGAGAGGTGGGAGATTCTGAGTGTGGAATGCTGTATACAATGCCAAATGCCATCACTAGATTGTTTGGgtttgtttaactgtttttcttagTTATAAGGGAGGGTTCTCTTAGCAGGGAGCATTATTGGGAAATAACTGTGATgtaaaaaagcatcaataaaacatttaaaataaaataaaattaaaatacctAAAATAGCTTACAAAAAACAGATAACTCATTGAcccttttcttccaaatgaaagtATTTACCTTACTGAAATTCAACCTCTGGGTCATTTGCATGACCAAAATGAAACAGAAGTCAGGACTCTTGACTTTCAATTATACAGTCCTAATCATTAGACTGCCCCCTTGCCTTTCTTTGGTGATTGTTTAAGTTTCCCACTAGTAACTATTGGGAGATAGGCTTAGAAATGAGAACATTCTTGGTAAAATGTCATATTGTTTCTTCAGGTCTTTGAGAAGTTGACTAGGATATATTCATTCCAGACATTCCACCCTCCATGATTAACCTTTCTCCACAGGGCTTCTGTTTTTCATACTTAACACATCTAGTAGACCACAGAGATACCAAATTACATTGGTTTAAGTAATGCAGTTCCAGCCTGACATAAAATATTACCACTTCCCCATTTATACAGTGCATTTTCAATAATAAAGTTCATAGGGAATGTGTTGACAGAATGAGGCTCTTTCCTGGGTAGGCCCCAAAACCTATAGTCACATTTCTTCATGGGTAAAAAATTGAACCATGATATAAAATAGCACAGCCACATTCAACACCACAAGAGGGAATTGGTTGGCATAACTCGAACAATGCGTTGACTCCAGATGCTGTATTCAAACTGTAGGACTCCACTAAAGAAGTAGATATAACCTAGGGAGAAAGAATTCTATTTAGACAATGTGAAAAATGAGTCTCCCCAGATAATTATTTTAAGCCCTTTTCTGATTTTTTGATCCCACAAAATTGGTTGGTATTTTATtcctttgttctttaaaaaacaatcaataagTATGTATTAAATACCCACTATATACCAGGCAATGTCCCAGTTACCTAATATTCATTAACAACCAAGAATAAATCTAGGCTTCTATAATAAGTATGTATCCTATGCTTgttctgattacattaaaaaaaataatttcagggcagctaggtggcacagtggatagagcaccgaccctggattcaggaggacctgagttcaaatctgacctcagacacttaatacttactagctgtgtgaccctgggaaagtcacttaaccccaattgcctcgcaaaaaaaaatcataacttcCTAGAATTTGCTCCTCAAGCTTGGATTCTGTTGATGCCAATTGTTATCAGGATTTGAAGTGTTATTTCCAAAATATGAAGGAGTTAAGGTACtggaagaagaaagacaaaaaggaggagggggagatatggaaaaagaagaggaggaagaagaggaaaagggagagaaaatgagaagaaagaaaaggaggaaggggaaagattaTTAGAAAAATTGgagagcaagaaagaaattacCAAATGGGAGTTTAAAATGACCAAATATATGGTTATTGTAAGCCTGTTCCTTTCTAAACCCAGCACTGCTAGTGGCTCAAAGGAAGAATATGAATGAGGTACCTGTAAACTTGCAAGGATTAGTGTATATTTTACCATAATAATCATAGTTATAAAATTCCTTATTTATAGCATTTGAAACCAATATATATTAACCATTTTCATTTAACacaatgtagtttttttttaactcatgCTTTCAACTTTCTACAATTTAAGTGAATTGTGACACCTCAACAGTTAACCCATAATTCCTTCCTATAACATTAATAAATACATCTTGGGCCTATATAGACAAATAAGACTAGTTCCTGAAAGGTGAATAGGGTAGAAATACCTACCATTTTTTTCATAGACAGCATCTATTCTGTTACCAATTCCTGGGAATTTTTCCTCAAGTAGCCAGGGATAGCCTTTGTTCATTGCATGGTTAGTTTCATCATAGCTATAGGaatcagaaaaaggaattttaTTAGCTAGATAGTTTTAGACAGGAGGTGTTGACATTGAGTTCCCTATTTGAATACGAATAATCAGAAGTATGAATGTAGTGCCAGGAacttagtaggggcagctagacagCGCAGTGGATGaaatgccagacttggagtcgggaagacttatcttcctgagttcaaatccagcctcagacacttaaaagctatgtgaccctgaacaagtcacttaaccttgtttgcctcaatttcctcatctacaaaatgagctggagaagtaaatggcaaaccactctagtatctttgccaagaaaatcccaaatggggtcacaaagagcctgactttaaaacaactaaacaacaacaaaagacatttAGTATTTGCTCAGTGTGGATTAGCTAATTAACAGACCATGTAGTCTTGGGTTCAACATTTCAACTCTCTTGGTTTCAGttcacttatctataaaatgagaaggttagactagatgacctctatagtcccttctagttctaaatccatgaatCCCATGAGGCCTTGGTCCCTGATCTTATGATGACTTTCTGAAAACTACTTTTTACAGACTGATTCCGCACCTTTCTTGATTCTACTAAGTAGGAATTTAAATTGTAAGGATATCAATGAACAATAACCTACCAAGCAAtctattttcattcattaattcattcaaaaataatttttaaaaacctactatgtgtaaagaaCTGTCCAAGGCTTGGCAAATGCCACAATACAAAGAATTGGCTTTTGTCCTCAATAAGCTTAAAATCTAGTAGGGGGAATAAGGCCTGCTCATGAATAATAGCTTAGAATTATGGAATAGAGctgaagttcaaatctttcctctaacacttactaagcTGGTGAGAGCATAGACAGTTCTCCAAGCCTagtttccctcatctataaagtgggaatgataacagcacttatctcacagggttcgtggaagagtcaaatgagatattgcaTTTAAAGCCATTGGAAAAACTTCAAGGGCTATTTAAGTGTTCACTATCATTAAATGCAATACAAGGAAGGCAATGTGACAAGTAtcctaaaagaaaaccaaaagagtcATGGGAGTTCAGAACAGGAAGTGATCTCTCCTGGCTGGGGTGATGAAGGCTTGGTGGAAGAGATAGCATCTCAGGTAGTACTAAAGAATAGGGGGTGATTTTATAGGGAAAAATTAGAGTGGCAAGGACTTTCTCATTTGAggttaaaaaggggggggggggtgcggggcagctagatggcgcagtggttaaagcaccggccctggattcaggagtacctgagttcaaatccggcctcagacacttgacacttactagctgtgtgaccctgggcaagtcacttaaccccaattgcctcacttaaaaaaaaaaaaaaaaaaggggggggtgccCAATGGCAGAAGAACACAAAGCCAACTTTTAGTgttggaaaaaaatgtaagattGGTGGGATATAATGTCAGGAAAGGAAAATTGGAACTAGACTATGGAGGACTTCCATATGGTTTTTAAGGATAAGACACTTGGGCTCTTTTTCCTTGCCCAACTCCTCAATGGGACTAGAACCTACTCCTGAATTGATTAACTTTCAGAAAACTATTACTTTCTATCACTATCAAATGGTGTTGCCTAAAAGGGAGGGAGATGGGTAGAGAGCAGACCAATTTTGGGGGATCCAAGAGGTACTGTGATGACTATTTGTGTCTAGGAACAAGTGGGAGGGAAGTGTGAATTAGGAAGGAATGACtaaaaagaggacaaaaaagGAGGGTTTGACACTGAATGAAAGTGCTTAAAAGGGGGTCATAACTGCATTTAGCTGAGACAAATAAGTAGTAGACAATAGTTAAGGCACAGGGGTGCTGAGAAATGGATGAGTTAAATTTATTTATGCTGGAGTCCCTTTTTAGAAGACTTGTGGTATTTTAAaccaattcaacatttattaaagttcTTCTGTGTACAAGACACTGGGGTAGGTGCTGGGGAAATGAAGACGAAATGAAAAACTCCGTACCCTTGAGGGTAACAATTTAGAATTTAGCAGCCCTACCTGATTGATTTGACCATTTaaggttcattaaaaaaaatatgtggcactttttactttgtattttcttagtGAGAGACTAAACTGTCCTGTATATAAGAACTTTCATGTTGGCTAAGAGGATACACAGTGGAAAAGAAGATTGTGTAGGTATGGTTGCCATACCTCCAGAAATGATCTCCAGTGAAGAAGAGGGTCTCTCCTGTAGCTTCAATGTGAACTGCGGCATCTATCCTCTTCACCTCTTTTGGGAACCCCAGTTCAGAGATCTTCTTGGGGTACTCTTTCAGTATGTCATAGCCGTTCAAGGCCCAAACCTTTCTGCCTAGGATAAGTGGCAGAACAGCATTTCAGGATCCCAAGGAAATCTTTTTAATTGTATGGACATGTATCTTAATGAAAGAGGAGCCATGGATGAACTGAACACATGGATTTTGTCATCTTATCtttgaaaatatgaaattataaacATTATTCGAAGCAAGTTTAAATCCAATCCTCCCAATTTCCTAAACATGAGTTCAGCTAGACAAATATTTCCATGCTTTGCCAGTTGTTGCAGCCTATCtatgcaaatatatattatatatgtacatatgtattaagTTTAGGggaaaattaatatataaaaattctgCATTCATCTGAAAGCAAAATAGCACTAATGCTAAATCATAGATTGATGCTAGCTAAGTAgatcatggtacaatggaaagaaggtTATTAGCTTTGTCATATTAGGCAAAGCACTTAATTTCCCTGAACTTTAGTGTCCCtggatgtgtgtgtatgatgAAGGGATTAAACTAATGGTCTATAAGGTCTCTCTGTTATTTCAAAATTCTgttttgaaggtttacaaagtctTTGCCTTCATAATTAACACTCAGTAGGATAAGTCCTattgattaaattaaaatgaaaattttgacaCCGTGGCCTACAATTAATTGCTCTTCAACAAAGTCTAAAAATGGTTGATAGCGATTTGAATCTTCCACAAGCGAGATTTGGAAAGAGCTAGCAAGGCTGTGTTGGGTGCTCTCAGTCATCAGATTATCTTTATCTATTCTTTCTGAAATTCAAAGTGTTTTCATCCCAAAGTTCTGCAGATGTTGGAGTAGAATTGTAGTGGTTTTGAATTTGTTTATGTATacccagaaggaaggaaaagcaggGGAAAGCTCCCTGGCAGAACACTTACCTCTAAAGATGAATATCAGGTCATGAGCAGGGTTCTCATATGCAGCATCAATAACGTTTGGAAGTTCTGGCCAAAATGATTTAGTTAAAAACAGATCTGGCTCAATCATCTGAGGATGCAGACGCCAGAAGAATctaaagaaggcaagaaaaaaggGTTGTTGTTGCATGAAATGATCCCTCTCTCCTGTGCCCATAcatacaataagcatttaataaatgctagctgactggCCAACTGCCACCCTTGGCCATTACAGAGGATCTACAACATGTCATTGTGAATTTTCAACTTCAACATGGTTAGGTTGTAGGCATCATGGACATAGTCTTTCCAttattgaagaaaaaacaaacttatTTTCCATGTGATGTGGAAATAGCGTTTTAGTATCATGATTACAAGATTATTGTGTATTTCAGAATTTATTGGATCTTAAGATTACAACaagagagctagaaaggatctcagaatcCAGTCAGTCTAGCCCTCTTATTCTGTAGTTGAGGAAATGGTGCCTATAAAGGTACTGGTCATACAGGGAGTAAGTAAATGTCAGAGTTAAGATTAGAACCTGGGCTCTCAGACTCCTAATCCAGCATTCACCCCATTGTACCCATGATATGgaatggaataaacatttacatagcatctactatatgtcaggcactgtatgtgctcagtgatttttaaatatattatctcatttaatttttacaacaaccctgggaggtattattcccattttatagatgaggaaattgagacaaaggataagtgacatgcccagggtgaaatagctcataaatgtctgaagccgggtttgaattgatgtctttctgactccagtcctagcTTTCTATTTACTACAGCATCAGCTGCTTCTAGGACCAACCGCAGAAGCTCCAAAAGGATTTCACGAAAAGTCTTTTCAGTGGTAAAAGGTGATGTTGCCTTTTCATTaccacatttttaaatgttttaataagtgttttttcctcccaagaattattttctcttccctgaATTAAAAAACTTTCTATATTAGGAATACTTTTGAACACTGGACACAACACCTGGTTTTTTAATGTACCATCTATGCAGTATATTTGCCTCTTGTCATCCACACATGAAAGATTTCTAAAACTGAACTGTTTTCTCCTTTTATCTAGGAATGTTGTAAGAAAGACTATAATGATATAAACAGTGACTATGTCCAGTGCTAAAGCAATCAGTCACAAAGTGAAAAGTTTAGTcatccagtgtgtgtgtgtgttttgtctttattccagtacttagcacagtgtctggcacatagtaggtgcttaatgattgCACGTTGGCTTGACTTGGCAACAATAATATAAGAGCAGCCTCCTTATCAGATAATTTCACAGGTGACCATGTGGAGAAAATTTATCCATTTGtggtcaaactttttttttaaataaacctttAAATTTCAAAAGTTTGGATGAAAATTGGTCACTAGTCCCTACCTCAAAGGCTATCTCAGGTAGAAAACTCTGCCAGAGTTTATGCATCATTGGCAAAGCCTTCAAGGTAGTTTCTAGCCCATTAGAGTACAATGAAATaaacaagtcaaaaaaaaaaaaaggaaattggacTTTTTTCACCAACTTGACAGCATTTCTTTTGTACTTTGCACAAATATATTTGTACCTGTAGACATTGTTTCAGATGTCTATATCAAATGTTTGTTCTTTGGCTGAATATTGTACTTACCTATCTTTAAAGATAATTGTTTCCCCTCGAAGGGTAGTGACAGCATCCAGTGACAAGGCAGGATCACATTTGTCTGGGGTTTTGGGATGTTTATGGTCAGGGTCTTCATCTCCAGGGCCTGAAACCATAAATGGAATCATCAGGATGTCTGCTGGTTCTCTAATGTGAAATGACTGTATATCATGTGAAAGCTACCATCCCATTGCAGTGGGCTACAGGACTGCTGCTGCTGAGTCCTCCCCCTCATCCTTCTCCCAGCATGAggtagtagaaaaagcactgcacagaaaaccaaaaaacctGGATTTACATCCCACTTCCAACATCAACTACATGTAGGTCACTGGGTCACTCAACTTTTTTAAAATACCCAAGCAGTGCAGTTTTTCTATTCAGGCATTTAAGctattttagaaaaatgtggCCATATTCTCACCAGATTTAATGGAAAAGCTAATATGGATGAATCGAAAGGTATTCAGGGTTTTAGAAAACCAAGAATGCACTTATTCTGATTAATAACATTTATCTAGATTATACCATAAAGAGTCTGGATCCCTTGTACATCATCATCAGGAAGCATGAAGCCACTTTTGCCAGTATAGGTATAGATGGGAAACATGAGTGCACCAGGATCCTTGGAGTGGTCCAGGCCCAAGGAATGGCCAAATTCATGGGCAGCAACAAGGAACAAGTTATatcctataagaaaaaaaaaagcaagtacaTTTAATAAGaactcactttttaaaagtacaaagcaTTATTTAACAACCTTTTGAGGCAGGTGGCACAAATATTACTACACAGCTAGGTAATAAGGTGGAAAGAATaatagacctggaatcagaaggatgAGATCAAATACCATCTCAGACATTACCAACTgtatgatcctgagaaagtcacttaaccactgtctgcctcagttttctaagctttaaatgaagatgataataattgcacctgccTCACAATATTGTGGTGAGGAcagaacaaaataatatttataaagtattttgcatgtcttaaagtgccatataaatgctatctttttattatcattatggtcaattaaaagataaggaaactgaagatcaagCAAGAAACTTGTATACAATCATAGAACTAGCAAATTCAAGAGCTCAGATTCAAACAGACATTGTGACTGCAAAATCTACTTCTATATCAAGCTACTACTTTGATATAGCCTCAAAAACAGTGACCTTGTCTTACCCGAGGGTCAGTGATATTTGCACTTTCTATCTCACAGATTGCAAACCTGAgggtcctatataaatgtcaactattgttgtcattattaagAATAATAATCTTGGAATTATCCACAGAGCACAATGGCTTTACTATAATAGTTGACCAATATATGTTTACATAATTTAAATTTAGTttatttaaattgaattgaatttaggtgCCACTTTCTGGGCTCCTTTATATTTTCATCCTCTTTCTtatgtttattgttgttcagtcatctttcagttgtgtttgactctttgtgatcccatttgggttttagtttgccatttctttctgcagctcatttaacagatgaggaaactgaggcacacagggttaagctacttgcccaggatcacacagctagtaagtgtctgaggcaatatttgaactcaggaagatgagtcttcctgactccagcaccctgcattctatccattgagccacctagctgcccactgtaccacctagctgcctatatataGTTCTcactttattaattttcttataaTTACCATTCAGTAACATAACATCAATTGATTTAAATAATTTCAACTTGTTTGTGTGATAAATTCGGGCTACTAAATTTGAATGTCATTTGACTGAACTAGACCAGTTCATATGAATTCAATGTAAATGGCTCAATTTTTCACCTCTCTTTTAAATAAGAGGTGTAAAAACTGGGCTTTTAAAAATGAGGGGGCATTCGCTACACTAGTTGCATAGCCTAATACAGTTTTATATACAAGGCAACCAGCATCAAAAAGATCCCCAGCTTTGTATGGCAAGTTTTCATTCTTGATCCTACAATATACATAAAGATGTAGAATAGGTGAAAAGACACCTACCAGAGAAGTAACTGTTCTGGAAAAAAGGACAGGAGGGGGCAGGTCCTATACATATTTCGAGAAATGACTCTCTTGTATAACTTTAGCAAGCCAATTAATTGCTTTATTTCCCATTATTTCTTAAAAGGACATTAATAAGAATGTTGAGTTGTTTAAGCCTAAGCAATTTTAGAAGATCTCTAGAAGTACAATCTTCAGTGAATGCAAGGGTTCTCAAAGGCTACCCAATGGAATACAAGTCCTGGCAGTGCCCACAAACCTGGTAAAGATTTCATACTCGGGTACCATTAAAGACAATATGTCTACTACCTAAGGGTCACCCCAGCCTAGTTGGAAGAGGAGAAGCATATCACCAGAGCACTGACCACCagctactgatttttttttctctcacaactacaTAGGAGATAAGGTCATCTACTAAGTCATCAGGGTAGGGAAGAGAGCAGCTTATGCTCTGCGGGGATGAATGGAGTGACCATATCTACAATGCGAGCACACATCTTTGGAGGATTGAAGTATACAAATAGATGAGAGACAAagacagtgggggaggggtaggaggGGGGGCGAAGAGATatatagtgttaagggctaaaattctagctaaactgtctaaaatacttaatgagtggtcgccaataaattataagctttagcaagagttagacttttaagcattcattaaggaaaacaaaaatttggtaaagagagagagaaaggcctagattcctatctattaaagggagagcgcatttctagctccgctctccaccagagtccaaaggaaagagcccaagacagagcgctagtctcttccttcttcctcccactaccccgcgtcacttcctgatgccaaagaaaagactcccggtcttgccctcaaagaccttcgcttcatgggcggaactcttctacagtaagtctccagcaggtggcgtcattccaattgttacaatagaaagatgtagatatgtacatatacacacatgtatatgtgcaaaTATAGGAACATGTGTGCATACCCTAATAGAAGGTTCAAGTGAAACATCATATGTTAGAAACACACTCATAGATAAAGCATGTTGATTGACTTGAACTCCtataagtgtatatacatatccaCACATGGGTAATGTAAAGGATGACAATTCACTTGAGACTTCtaggatttttttgtgtgtgtgaggcagttggggttaagtgacttgcccagggtcacaaagctagtaagtgtcaagggtctgaggccagatttgaactcaggtactcctgaatccaaggccagtgctctttccactataccacctagttgcccgagACTTCTAGAATTTTTTAACAAAGTGACTGAGTCTATAGCCTAATCAAGGATTACTAGACTAAAAACACATTCTAAATTCACTGTTTAATTTGAAAGATTTGAAAGAAATTACCTTTGGCACTATTTGTCCAgatctcatcatcatcaaaatgAGCGTCCCCTCCATAGTTGGGTCCAGGAGGAAAAGCATGAGCCAGAAGTCCAGAAGGGCCATCAAAGGGATAGAAGTCTCCATGCTCTGCAAATCCAAGCAGCACTTAGGAATCACATTTTTCAATGGTCCAAAGCCCAATGAGTATTTCTAGTGAGAGGCTCTGCTCTCTTACCTTTTGTTCCAAAGGAGATCATGATATCAGCAGTGCCGTTGTGGAGCTTGGTGAAGTTGAGAGGTGTCACATCAGACCAGACCTTCAGTGCTTTTCTTATTGCCTTGTCCACTTCTGCTTGGGTCATGTCTGGAGTGTAATTCAGGATCCTGTTCAACAGAGGAAACGAAAGTTAAATTTCTTTGGGGGTTCAAGTTATTTTAGAATGAACCTCCTTGGAAGGCTACCAGACATTTTGTTGGACAGAATTCTATTTCTTCAAAGTAATTCATGATTTCCAAGTTTTCATTCATGAATGAGGAAAGGGCCCTAGTCAATATGATTTCAAACCAGTTGATGGAAATGAAAAATTCCAACATCTGGACACCTCTAAGTAGGAAGATGTTTTCCACAATGTAGACGAAACCTCCAGATGTTTTATGAAACTTTTAATTTTGCATACAGaaatttggggatttttgttGATACAGAAGAGACATAAAACAGCCACAAGGTAACTAGAAAGGAAGCAATTCATTTTTGCTACCTTTTTCACTATTGTATTAAATTGGTGTGATGTCCCACTTTGTAAAGCACATGTTCCTAATTAGTCTCCCAAGTCTATAATGAACCACAGtgattctccaaaaaaaaaaaaaaaatactttgctctttctagggaaaaaaagacttttgaCATATACTGTGACTTTACTTCAAAATGTAAGGCAATTTTATGTTATAATCTTTTTACAGAGCTGGGAAGAAATACCAGTTCACAGGATAtatttggatttgaatcccacaTACTAATTGGAAAATTATAATATTCTACCAGGGCTatacatgtcacttaacctttcttataATTCAGGTTTCCTATATTGAAATTATAtagttaaatataaaaataccaaATGAATGACAAAGAAGAACTATCTAACATTTTACCTGTATGTTAAATCAAACTTAGGCCACTTGATATTTCGGGGGAAAAAGTTGTATTCTCCCACATCCGGGACCCCGCATCTTGGCTTTTTCATCACATCTAG
This window contains:
- the MMP13 gene encoding collagenase 3 gives rise to the protein MRPSFIAAFFLLSWTYCSAFPLPYEEEDDDDDLTQEDLQFAENYLKTYYNLYSNPAGILMKKASNTATEKLREMQSFFGLEVTGKLDDDTLDVMKKPRCGVPDVGEYNFFPRNIKWPKFDLTYRILNYTPDMTQAEVDKAIRKALKVWSDVTPLNFTKLHNGTADIMISFGTKEHGDFYPFDGPSGLLAHAFPPGPNYGGDAHFDDDEIWTNSAKGYNLFLVAAHEFGHSLGLDHSKDPGALMFPIYTYTGKSGFMLPDDDVQGIQTLYGPGDEDPDHKHPKTPDKCDPALSLDAVTTLRGETIIFKDRFFWRLHPQMIEPDLFLTKSFWPELPNVIDAAYENPAHDLIFIFRGRKVWALNGYDILKEYPKKISELGFPKEVKRIDAAVHIEATGETLFFTGDHFWSYDETNHAMNKGYPWLLEEKFPGIGNRIDAVYEKNGYIYFFSGVLQFEYSIWSQRIVRVMPTNSLLWC